Proteins found in one Drosophila innubila isolate TH190305 chromosome X, UK_Dinn_1.0, whole genome shotgun sequence genomic segment:
- the LOC117792200 gene encoding moesin/ezrin/radixin homolog 1 isoform X2 has translation MSPKSLNVRVTTMDAELEFAIQSTTTGKQLFDQVVKTIGLREVWFFGLQYTDSKGDSTWIKLYKKPESPAIKTIKYLKRVKKYVDKKTADSNGHNQTDESEEDDDADDMTGSMPFSTWVMNQDVKKENPLQFRFRAKFYPEDVAEELIQDITLRLFYLQVKNAILTDEIYCPPETSVLLASYAVQARHGDHNKTTHTAGFLANDRLLPQRVIDQHKMSKDEWEQSIMTWWQEHRSMLREDAMMEYLKIAQDLEMYGVNYFEIRNKKGTDLWLGVDALGLNIYEQDDRLTPKIGFPWSEIRNISFSEKKFIIKPIDKKAPDFMFFAPRVRINKRILALCMGNHELYMRRRKPDTIDVQQMKAQAREEKNAKQQEREKLQLALAARERAEKKQQEYEDRLKQMQEEMERSQRDLLEAQEMIRRLEEQLKQLQAAKDELELRQKELQSMLQRLEEAKNMEAVEKAKLEEEIMAKQQEVQRIQDEVNAKDEETKRLQDEVEEARRKQAEAAAALLAASTTPQHHHVAEDENENEEELTNGDAGGDVSRDLDTDEHIKDPIEDRRTLAERNERLHDQLKALKQDLAQSRDETKETANDKIHRENVRQGRDKYKTLREIRKGNTKRRVDQFENM, from the exons ATGTCGCCAAAATCG CTAAATGTGCGCGTCACGACAATGGACGCGGAACTGGAGTTCGCCATTCAGTCAACAACGACGGGCAAACAACTGTTCGATCAGGTGGTCAAGACGATTGGCCTGCGTGAGGTTTGGTTCTTTGGTCTGCAGTACACGGACTCAAAGGGTGATTCCACATGGATCAAACTATACAAAAAG ccAGAATCGCCGGCCATAAAGAccatcaaatatttaaaacgcGTTAAGAAATATGTGGACAAAAAGACAGCGGACAGCAATGGACACAATCAAACAGATGAGAGCGAAGAGGATGATGATGCCGATGATATG ACTGGATCAATGCCGTTTTCCACATGG GTGATGAATCAGGATGTGAAAAAGGAGAATCCCTTGCAGTTCAGATTCCGTGCCAAATTCTATCCGGAGGATGTGGCCGAGGAGCTGATACAGGACATCACACTGCGCCTGTTCTATCTGCAAGTGAAGAATGCCATATTGACCGACGAGATCTATTGCCCGCCGGAAACGTCGGTGCTGCTGGCCTCCTATGCGGTGCAGGCGCGCCACGGTGATCACAATAAAACCACCCATACAGCCGGTTTTCTGGCAAACGATCGATTGTTGCCACAGCGTGTTATCGATCAGCACAAGATGTCCAAGGATGAATGGGAGCAATCGATAATGACCTGGTGGCAGGAGCATCGCAGCATGCTACGCGAAGATGCCATGATGGAGTATCTGAAAATTGCCCAGGATCTGGAAATGTATGGCGTTAACTATTTTGAGATACGCAACAAGAAGGGAACCGATCTGTGGTTGGGCGTCGATGCGCTCGGCCTAAACATTTACGAGCAGGACGATCGATTAACACCGAAAATTGGTTTCCCCTGGTCTGAGATAcgtaacatttcattttctgagAAGAAGTTCATTATCAAGCCAATTGATAAGAAAGCGCCGGACTTTATGTTCTTTGCGCCACGTGTTCGCATCAATAAGCGTATCCTGGCCCTCTGCATGGGCAACCATGAGCTCTACATGCGTCGTCGCAAGCCCGACACGATCGATGTGCAGCAGATGAAGGCGCAGGCGCGCGAAGAGAAGAATGCCAAACAGCAGGAGCG cgAGAAGCTGCAGCTGGCGCTGGCAGCCCGCGAGCGTGCCGAGAAGAAGCAACAGGAGTACGAGGATCGACTCAAGCAAATGCAAGAGGAGATGGAGCGTTCGCAGCGTGATCTGTTAGAGGCCCAGGAGATGATTCGTCGTTTGGAGGAGCAGCTTAAACAGCTGCAGGCCGCCAAGGATGAGCTTGAGCTGCGCCAGAAGGAGCTGCAATCCATGCTGCAACGTCTCGAGGAGGCCAAGAACATGGAGGCCGTCGAGAAGGCCAAACTTGAGGAGGAGATCATGGCCAAGCAACAGGAGGTGCAACGCATTCAGGACGAGGTCAATGCCAAGGACGAAGAGACCAAACGCCTTCAAGACGAGGTCGAGGAAGCACGCCGCAAACAG GCTGAGGCAGCTGCCGCGCTTCTGGCTGCATCCACAACGCCGCAACATCATCATGTGGCCGAGGATGAGAATGAGAACGAGGAGGAGCTGACAAATGGCGATGCCGGCGGCGATGTTTCTCGCGACCTGGACACAGACGAGCATATCAAGGATCCCATCGAGGATAGACGCACGCTGGCCGAGCGAAATGAGCGCTTGCACGATCAGCTCAAG GCCCTGAAGCAAGATCTGGCGCAGTCACGCGACGAAACGAAAGAGACGGCAAACGACAAGATTCATCGGGAGAATGTACGCCAGGGACGCGACAAGTACAAGACGCTGCGTGAGATTCGCAAGGGCAACACAAAGCGTCGTGTGGATCAGTTTGAGAACATGTAA
- the LOC117792200 gene encoding moesin/ezrin/radixin homolog 1 isoform X1 translates to MSPKSLNVRVTTMDAELEFAIQSTTTGKQLFDQVVKTIGLREVWFFGLQYTDSKGDSTWIKLYKKVMNQDVKKENPLQFRFRAKFYPEDVAEELIQDITLRLFYLQVKNAILTDEIYCPPETSVLLASYAVQARHGDHNKTTHTAGFLANDRLLPQRVIDQHKMSKDEWEQSIMTWWQEHRSMLREDAMMEYLKIAQDLEMYGVNYFEIRNKKGTDLWLGVDALGLNIYEQDDRLTPKIGFPWSEIRNISFSEKKFIIKPIDKKAPDFMFFAPRVRINKRILALCMGNHELYMRRRKPDTIDVQQMKAQAREEKNAKQQEREKLQLALAARERAEKKQQEYEDRLKQMQEEMERSQRDLLEAQEMIRRLEEQLKQLQAAKDELELRQKELQSMLQRLEEAKNMEAVEKAKLEEEIMAKQQEVQRIQDEVNAKDEETKRLQDEVEEARRKQAEAAAALLAASTTPQHHHVAEDENENEEELTNGDAGGDVSRDLDTDEHIKDPIEDRRTLAERNERLHDQLKALKQDLAQSRDETKETANDKIHRENVRQGRDKYKTLREIRKGNTKRRVDQFENM, encoded by the exons ATGTCGCCAAAATCG CTAAATGTGCGCGTCACGACAATGGACGCGGAACTGGAGTTCGCCATTCAGTCAACAACGACGGGCAAACAACTGTTCGATCAGGTGGTCAAGACGATTGGCCTGCGTGAGGTTTGGTTCTTTGGTCTGCAGTACACGGACTCAAAGGGTGATTCCACATGGATCAAACTATACAAAAAG GTGATGAATCAGGATGTGAAAAAGGAGAATCCCTTGCAGTTCAGATTCCGTGCCAAATTCTATCCGGAGGATGTGGCCGAGGAGCTGATACAGGACATCACACTGCGCCTGTTCTATCTGCAAGTGAAGAATGCCATATTGACCGACGAGATCTATTGCCCGCCGGAAACGTCGGTGCTGCTGGCCTCCTATGCGGTGCAGGCGCGCCACGGTGATCACAATAAAACCACCCATACAGCCGGTTTTCTGGCAAACGATCGATTGTTGCCACAGCGTGTTATCGATCAGCACAAGATGTCCAAGGATGAATGGGAGCAATCGATAATGACCTGGTGGCAGGAGCATCGCAGCATGCTACGCGAAGATGCCATGATGGAGTATCTGAAAATTGCCCAGGATCTGGAAATGTATGGCGTTAACTATTTTGAGATACGCAACAAGAAGGGAACCGATCTGTGGTTGGGCGTCGATGCGCTCGGCCTAAACATTTACGAGCAGGACGATCGATTAACACCGAAAATTGGTTTCCCCTGGTCTGAGATAcgtaacatttcattttctgagAAGAAGTTCATTATCAAGCCAATTGATAAGAAAGCGCCGGACTTTATGTTCTTTGCGCCACGTGTTCGCATCAATAAGCGTATCCTGGCCCTCTGCATGGGCAACCATGAGCTCTACATGCGTCGTCGCAAGCCCGACACGATCGATGTGCAGCAGATGAAGGCGCAGGCGCGCGAAGAGAAGAATGCCAAACAGCAGGAGCG cgAGAAGCTGCAGCTGGCGCTGGCAGCCCGCGAGCGTGCCGAGAAGAAGCAACAGGAGTACGAGGATCGACTCAAGCAAATGCAAGAGGAGATGGAGCGTTCGCAGCGTGATCTGTTAGAGGCCCAGGAGATGATTCGTCGTTTGGAGGAGCAGCTTAAACAGCTGCAGGCCGCCAAGGATGAGCTTGAGCTGCGCCAGAAGGAGCTGCAATCCATGCTGCAACGTCTCGAGGAGGCCAAGAACATGGAGGCCGTCGAGAAGGCCAAACTTGAGGAGGAGATCATGGCCAAGCAACAGGAGGTGCAACGCATTCAGGACGAGGTCAATGCCAAGGACGAAGAGACCAAACGCCTTCAAGACGAGGTCGAGGAAGCACGCCGCAAACAG GCTGAGGCAGCTGCCGCGCTTCTGGCTGCATCCACAACGCCGCAACATCATCATGTGGCCGAGGATGAGAATGAGAACGAGGAGGAGCTGACAAATGGCGATGCCGGCGGCGATGTTTCTCGCGACCTGGACACAGACGAGCATATCAAGGATCCCATCGAGGATAGACGCACGCTGGCCGAGCGAAATGAGCGCTTGCACGATCAGCTCAAG GCCCTGAAGCAAGATCTGGCGCAGTCACGCGACGAAACGAAAGAGACGGCAAACGACAAGATTCATCGGGAGAATGTACGCCAGGGACGCGACAAGTACAAGACGCTGCGTGAGATTCGCAAGGGCAACACAAAGCGTCGTGTGGATCAGTTTGAGAACATGTAA